A single region of the Streptomyces sp. NBC_01262 genome encodes:
- a CDS encoding methylmalonyl-CoA mutase family protein, producing MNDFAQTASGIPLQPVYGPADRPAEPPEPGRFPFTRGNYATGYRGRLWTFRQYSGFGTAEESNRRYRYLLEQGGTGLSVALDLPTQCGYDSDDPEVSEEVGRVGVAVDTLADAEILFEDIPLDRISTSFTINGTAAILLAFYVAAAERKGVPRAKLTGTIQNDILKEYASRGTWIWPPDPSLRLIADTIEFCAAEVPRFNAISVAGAHFRDAGANAVQEMAFTLADGVTYCETVLSRGRMTIEQFAPQISFFFYTHGDFFEEIAKYRAGRRRWATIVRERFGATTDKASMFRFGCVAGGASLYAPQAQNNTVRVAYEALASVLGGVQSMFTAAWDEPFALPSEESTTLALRTQQILAHETGVARVADPLGGSYFVEALTDATEARIVEIMEDLDRHGGMVRAIEDGYLQGLIADEAYRIHGEVEDGTRPVVGVNRFVSDEPAPDLATYELDAEGRERQLKRLAGVKAARDAAAVRGRLDDLARAAEGTDNLMPYLIDCANAYCTVGEMVAALKAVWGEFQQPVVF from the coding sequence ATGAATGACTTCGCCCAGACCGCCTCCGGCATACCGCTCCAGCCGGTCTACGGACCGGCGGACCGGCCCGCCGAACCGCCCGAGCCGGGCCGCTTCCCGTTCACCCGGGGCAACTACGCCACCGGCTACCGGGGACGGCTGTGGACCTTCCGTCAGTACTCCGGCTTCGGCACCGCCGAGGAGTCCAACCGCCGCTACCGCTACCTGCTGGAGCAGGGCGGCACCGGCCTGTCGGTCGCCCTCGACCTGCCCACCCAGTGCGGCTACGACTCCGACGACCCCGAGGTCAGCGAGGAGGTCGGCCGGGTCGGCGTCGCCGTCGACACCCTGGCCGACGCCGAGATCCTCTTCGAGGACATCCCGCTGGACAGGATCAGCACCAGCTTCACCATCAACGGCACGGCCGCCATCCTGCTCGCCTTCTACGTCGCCGCCGCCGAGCGTAAGGGCGTGCCCCGGGCGAAGCTCACCGGCACGATCCAGAACGACATCCTCAAGGAGTACGCCTCCCGGGGCACCTGGATCTGGCCGCCGGACCCGTCCCTGCGGCTGATCGCCGACACCATCGAGTTCTGCGCGGCCGAGGTGCCGAGGTTCAACGCGATCTCGGTGGCCGGCGCGCACTTCCGCGACGCCGGGGCCAACGCCGTACAGGAGATGGCCTTCACCCTCGCCGACGGGGTCACCTACTGCGAGACCGTGCTCTCCCGGGGCCGGATGACGATCGAGCAGTTCGCCCCGCAGATCTCCTTCTTCTTCTACACGCACGGCGACTTCTTCGAGGAGATCGCCAAGTACCGTGCGGGGCGCAGGCGTTGGGCCACGATCGTGCGCGAGCGATTCGGGGCGACCACCGACAAGGCGTCGATGTTCCGCTTCGGCTGCGTGGCCGGCGGCGCCTCCCTGTACGCCCCGCAAGCGCAGAACAACACGGTGCGGGTGGCGTACGAGGCGCTGGCCTCGGTGCTCGGCGGCGTCCAGTCGATGTTCACCGCCGCCTGGGACGAGCCATTCGCCCTGCCCAGCGAGGAGTCCACGACGCTCGCCCTGCGCACCCAGCAGATCCTGGCCCACGAGACCGGCGTCGCGCGCGTCGCGGACCCGCTCGGCGGCTCGTACTTCGTCGAGGCGCTCACCGATGCCACCGAGGCGCGGATCGTGGAGATCATGGAGGACCTGGACCGGCACGGCGGCATGGTCCGGGCGATCGAGGACGGTTATCTGCAGGGCCTCATCGCGGACGAGGCCTACCGGATCCACGGGGAGGTCGAGGACGGTACGCGTCCGGTGGTCGGCGTCAACCGTTTCGTGTCCGACGAGCCGGCCCCCGACCTGGCCACCTACGAACTGGACGCCGAGGGCCGTGAACGGCAGCTCAAGCGGCTCGCCGGAGTGAAGGCCGCACGCGATGCCGCGGCCGTCCGCGGCCGCCTGGACGACCTGGCCCGCGCGGCGGAGGGAACCGACAATCTGATGCCGTATCTGATCGACTGCGCCAACGCCTACTGCACGGTGGGGGAGATGGTCGCCGCGCTCAAGGCGGTCTGGGGCGAGTTCCAGCAGCCGGTGGTGTTCTGA
- a CDS encoding cobalamin B12-binding domain-containing protein, whose product MRNRILIAKPGLDGHDRGAKIVARRLRDAGFEIIFTGIRQRVDDIVATAVQEDVAVVGLSILSGAHLALTARTVEGLRAAGAADIAVIVGGTIPLADVPRMQAAGAAAVFPTGTPLDAIVVEVRKLTSAPASP is encoded by the coding sequence ATGCGCAACAGGATCCTGATCGCCAAGCCGGGGCTGGACGGCCATGACCGGGGAGCCAAGATCGTCGCGCGCCGGCTGCGCGACGCGGGCTTCGAGATCATCTTCACCGGCATCCGCCAGCGGGTCGACGACATCGTGGCGACCGCCGTCCAGGAGGACGTGGCCGTCGTCGGCCTCAGCATCCTGTCCGGCGCGCATCTCGCCCTGACCGCCCGCACGGTCGAGGGCCTGCGGGCCGCCGGCGCCGCCGACATCGCCGTCATCGTCGGGGGCACGATCCCGCTGGCGGACGTGCCCCGTATGCAAGCCGCCGGTGCCGCCGCGGTCTTTCCGACCGGCACCCCACTCGACGCCATCGTGGTGGAAGTCCGCAAGCTGACCTCCGCCCCCGCGTCCCCCTGA
- a CDS encoding LLM class F420-dependent oxidoreductase → MRIGVMIGPERGDSARKIARMIDDVKWAEDAGLDTAWVPQIPSDLDALTAVALMGASTSRIEIGTAVVPLQAQHPIALARQALAVQAATSGRLALGVGPSHHWIVRDMLGLPYERPAAFTRDYLEVLDTALRGPGPVDVENGTFTVHNPLELGPVAPLPVLIAALGPVMLALAGERADGTVLWMADERAVAEHVVPRITKAAEGAGRPAPRIVAGIPVCLCGPSEVDAARERANRILGEAEISPNYQRLLENGDARDIGDLCAVGDEAAIAARFRRFADAGATDLSVRLLPIGEGRDQLLASKRRTREVLAGIAADLR, encoded by the coding sequence GTGCGCATCGGTGTGATGATCGGGCCGGAGCGGGGGGACTCCGCGCGGAAGATCGCGCGGATGATCGACGATGTGAAGTGGGCCGAGGACGCGGGTCTGGACACCGCGTGGGTGCCGCAGATCCCATCGGATCTGGACGCGCTGACAGCGGTGGCGCTGATGGGCGCGAGTACTTCGCGGATAGAGATCGGGACCGCGGTCGTGCCGCTGCAGGCTCAGCACCCGATCGCGCTGGCCCGGCAGGCGCTCGCCGTGCAGGCCGCCACGAGCGGACGCCTCGCGCTGGGCGTCGGGCCGTCGCATCACTGGATCGTGCGGGACATGCTGGGGCTGCCCTACGAGAGGCCGGCCGCCTTCACCCGTGACTACCTGGAGGTCCTGGACACGGCGCTGCGCGGGCCGGGTCCGGTCGACGTGGAGAACGGCACCTTCACCGTGCACAACCCGCTCGAACTCGGCCCGGTGGCCCCGCTGCCGGTCCTGATCGCCGCGCTCGGCCCGGTCATGCTGGCGCTCGCGGGCGAGCGGGCCGACGGGACCGTGCTGTGGATGGCCGACGAGCGCGCGGTCGCCGAGCATGTCGTGCCCCGCATCACCAAGGCGGCCGAGGGCGCGGGCCGTCCGGCTCCGCGCATCGTCGCGGGCATCCCGGTCTGTCTGTGCGGGCCGTCCGAGGTCGACGCGGCGCGCGAGCGCGCCAACCGGATCCTCGGCGAGGCGGAGATCTCGCCCAACTACCAGCGCCTGCTGGAGAACGGCGACGCCCGCGACATCGGCGACCTGTGCGCCGTCGGCGACGAGGCCGCCATCGCCGCCCGCTTCCGCCGCTTCGCCGACGCCGGGGCCACCGACCTGTCCGTACGGCTGCTGCCGATCGGCGAGGGCCGGGACCAGCTCCTCGCCTCCAAACGCCGGACCCGGGAAGTCCTCGCCGGGATAGCGGCGGACCTGCGATGA
- a CDS encoding CaiB/BaiF CoA transferase family protein, producing MTPAAGPPGPLAGIRVLEVGTMLAGPYATMMLADLGAEVIKIEPPGGDISRQVSDAYFASLNRGKRSVRLDLASPGGRARLGELVAGAHALLVNLKPSSIHSLGLTYDALRRFNERIVCVALTGYGLDAGDEPAFDYVVQASTGVAALTGDPDGPPTLPGYSSADNSSGLTAAIGLLAQIVSGRGGQVSVSLRDVMLSQLNYRASAYLNEGVEPRRLPSGAHSYYVPAQLFPTAEGHLALFVTHDAFWKSFAAEAGVPGFPTMAERAARRDEVLAAVTDALAADTAASWESRLRPLGVPAAAVRTLPQALAATPEMVVSAGGFRLVASPIRVTGYEPGYGPPPRLGEHDGPAADSNA from the coding sequence ATGACCCCCGCCGCCGGACCGCCCGGGCCGCTGGCGGGCATCCGCGTCCTGGAGGTCGGCACCATGCTGGCGGGCCCCTACGCCACCATGATGCTCGCCGACCTCGGGGCCGAGGTCATCAAGATCGAGCCCCCGGGCGGCGACATCTCCCGGCAGGTCAGCGACGCCTACTTCGCCAGCCTCAACCGGGGCAAGCGCAGCGTCCGCCTCGACCTGGCCTCCCCGGGCGGCCGGGCCCGCCTCGGCGAACTCGTCGCCGGCGCGCACGCGCTGCTGGTCAACCTCAAGCCCTCGTCCATCCACAGCCTCGGGCTCACCTACGACGCCCTGCGGCGGTTCAACGAGCGGATCGTCTGCGTCGCGCTCACCGGGTACGGCCTCGACGCGGGCGACGAACCCGCCTTCGACTACGTCGTCCAGGCCTCCACCGGCGTCGCCGCGCTCACCGGCGACCCGGACGGCCCGCCCACCCTGCCCGGGTACTCCTCCGCCGACAACTCCTCGGGGCTCACCGCCGCGATCGGCCTGCTCGCCCAGATCGTCTCCGGGCGCGGCGGCCAGGTCTCGGTGTCGCTGCGCGATGTGATGCTCTCCCAGCTCAACTACCGGGCCTCGGCCTACCTCAACGAGGGCGTCGAGCCCCGCCGCCTGCCGTCGGGCGCGCACTCCTACTACGTCCCCGCCCAGCTCTTCCCGACGGCCGAGGGCCACCTCGCGCTGTTCGTCACCCATGACGCCTTCTGGAAGTCCTTCGCCGCCGAGGCCGGCGTCCCGGGCTTTCCCACCATGGCCGAGCGCGCGGCCCGGCGCGACGAGGTCCTCGCCGCCGTCACCGACGCCCTCGCCGCCGACACCGCCGCCTCCTGGGAGTCCCGGCTCCGCCCCCTCGGCGTCCCGGCCGCCGCCGTACGGACCCTGCCGCAGGCCCTGGCCGCCACCCCGGAGATGGTCGTGAGCGCCGGCGGCTTCCGCCTGGTCGCCAGCCCCATCCGGGTCACCGGATACGAGCCCGGCTACGGGCCGCCGCCCCGGCTGGGGGAGCACGACGGCCCGGCGGCGGACTCGAACGCGTAG
- the acuI gene encoding acrylyl-CoA reductase (NADPH): MFSALLIDKGEAGQTTALANLDEADLPDGDVSVDVEYSTLNYKDGLAITGASPVVRRFPMVPGIDFAGVVTASTHAQWKEGDRVVLNGWGVGETHWGGLAQRARLNGDWLVPLPAAFTARQAMAIGTAGYTASLCVGALLDHGVRPDQGEVLVTGATGGVGSVAVALLAKAGFTVAAATGKASEAEYLKRLGAATVLDRAELAGPGRPMQKERWAGVVDSVGSHTLANACAQTRYGGTVAACGLAQGMDFPASVAPFILRGVSLLGIDSVMAPREPRLAAWDRLSRELDVDALDTIAEEIALAEAIDAAGRLMDGKVRGRIVVDVNR; this comes from the coding sequence ATGTTCTCGGCACTTCTGATCGACAAGGGCGAGGCCGGTCAGACCACCGCGCTCGCGAACCTGGACGAAGCCGATCTCCCGGACGGCGATGTCAGCGTCGACGTCGAGTACTCCACGCTGAACTACAAGGACGGCCTGGCCATCACCGGCGCGTCCCCCGTGGTCCGTCGCTTCCCGATGGTCCCCGGCATCGATTTCGCGGGCGTCGTCACCGCGAGCACCCACGCGCAGTGGAAGGAGGGCGACCGCGTCGTCCTCAACGGCTGGGGCGTGGGCGAGACCCACTGGGGCGGCCTCGCCCAGCGCGCCCGCCTCAACGGGGACTGGCTCGTGCCGCTGCCCGCCGCCTTCACCGCCCGCCAGGCGATGGCGATCGGTACGGCGGGCTATACGGCGAGCCTGTGCGTGGGCGCCCTGCTGGACCACGGTGTGCGTCCGGACCAGGGCGAGGTCCTGGTGACGGGGGCCACCGGCGGCGTCGGCAGCGTCGCCGTCGCGCTGCTGGCGAAGGCCGGCTTCACGGTGGCCGCCGCGACGGGGAAGGCGTCGGAGGCGGAGTATCTGAAGCGGCTCGGGGCCGCCACCGTGCTGGACCGCGCCGAACTGGCCGGCCCCGGCAGGCCGATGCAGAAGGAGCGCTGGGCGGGCGTCGTGGACTCCGTCGGCAGCCACACCCTCGCCAACGCCTGCGCCCAGACCCGCTACGGCGGCACCGTCGCCGCGTGCGGCCTGGCGCAGGGCATGGACTTCCCCGCGTCCGTCGCCCCGTTCATCCTGCGCGGTGTGTCCCTGCTCGGCATCGACAGCGTGATGGCGCCCCGCGAGCCGCGCCTGGCCGCCTGGGACCGCCTGTCACGCGAACTGGACGTGGACGCGCTCGACACGATCGCCGAGGAGATCGCGCTGGCAGAGGCGATCGACGCGGCGGGCCGGCTCATGGACGGCAAGGTGCGCGGGCGCATCGTCGTCGACGTCAACCGATAA
- a CDS encoding MaoC family dehydratase, whose product MNKKSTEAQTTEAQSTGLDLSDVEHRVGKPVGGGQLWEPCSASDIRRWVMAMDYPNPLHWDHEFARESAFGGLVAPQSIAVGLDYGHGAAPACVGYIPGSHLIFGGEEWWFYGSRVRVGDTLFQERRFHDYKVADTKFAGPTMFSRGDTTHTNQHGALVARERSTAIRYLAAEAEKRGMYENQLGEIKRWTQAELTEIEKLRHDWLLSNRLGVSPHFEEVKVGDKLPRRVIGPHSIATFTTEYRAFLFNIWGTFGWVAPEGVADPWVNQDPGWVEGFAFDEEGAKIDPRKRDGLYVGPSRGHIDADKAGEVGMARAYGYGATMGAWCTDFLAYWAGNDGMVRHSKADFRGPAFEGDVTYFDAEVVAKEPESVWGVPLVQVKLRLTNQDGGVLVTCTAEVELPCQ is encoded by the coding sequence GTGAACAAGAAATCAACCGAAGCGCAGACCACCGAAGCGCAGTCCACCGGACTCGACCTCTCCGATGTCGAGCACCGGGTGGGCAAACCGGTCGGCGGCGGACAGCTGTGGGAGCCGTGCAGCGCGTCCGACATCCGCCGCTGGGTGATGGCGATGGACTACCCCAATCCGCTGCACTGGGACCACGAGTTCGCCCGCGAGTCCGCCTTCGGCGGCCTCGTCGCACCGCAGTCCATCGCGGTGGGCCTGGACTACGGCCACGGCGCCGCGCCCGCGTGCGTGGGGTACATCCCCGGCAGCCATCTGATCTTCGGCGGCGAGGAGTGGTGGTTCTACGGCTCGCGCGTGCGGGTGGGGGACACGCTGTTCCAGGAGCGCCGCTTCCACGACTACAAGGTCGCGGACACCAAGTTCGCCGGGCCCACGATGTTCTCCCGGGGCGACACCACCCACACCAACCAGCACGGCGCCCTGGTGGCGCGCGAGCGTTCCACCGCGATCCGCTATCTCGCCGCCGAAGCGGAGAAGCGCGGCATGTACGAGAACCAGCTCGGCGAGATCAAGCGCTGGACGCAGGCCGAGCTGACGGAGATCGAGAAGCTGCGCCACGACTGGCTCCTGTCGAACCGCCTGGGCGTCTCGCCGCACTTCGAGGAGGTGAAGGTGGGCGACAAGCTGCCGAGGCGGGTGATCGGCCCGCACAGCATCGCCACCTTCACCACCGAGTACCGCGCCTTCCTGTTCAACATCTGGGGGACGTTCGGCTGGGTCGCGCCCGAGGGCGTCGCCGATCCCTGGGTCAACCAGGACCCGGGCTGGGTCGAGGGCTTCGCCTTCGACGAGGAGGGCGCGAAGATCGATCCGCGCAAGCGCGACGGCCTCTACGTCGGCCCTTCCCGCGGCCACATCGACGCCGACAAGGCCGGCGAGGTCGGCATGGCCCGCGCCTACGGCTACGGCGCCACGATGGGCGCCTGGTGCACCGACTTCCTCGCCTACTGGGCCGGCAACGACGGCATGGTCCGCCACTCCAAGGCGGACTTCCGGGGCCCCGCCTTCGAGGGTGATGTGACCTACTTCGACGCCGAGGTCGTCGCCAAGGAGCCCGAGTCGGTGTGGGGCGTGCCGCTCGTCCAGGTGAAGCTGCGCCTCACCAACCAGGACGGCGGCGTGCTCGTGACGTGCACCGCGGAGGTCGAACTGCCATGCCAGTAG
- a CDS encoding class I adenylate-forming enzyme family protein, translated as MPVAESDGAQPGAARPPSVVSGPPLADEPGLGALTLPGFLREVTAAYGEREALVMHTGEGVTRWTYAELWERAIEVAQALRACGVGKDSRVGVLMTNRPEWIAAAFGASLTGAVVVTLSTFSTPSELDHLLRVSGVSVLLFERSVLKTDFAAVLTELEPEIGKAAPGALQSARFPFLRRLVSVGDAAPGPGTDTWDGFLARGLDQPRELVEATAASVRPSDTAVLFFSSGSTSRPKGILSAHRGVAVQLWRCRRMYGFRPEDEVRCWTANGFFWSGNFAMALGATFSSGGAIVLQPTFAPVEALELMQAERVNFLYAWPHQWAQLEGAPNWSSVDLSSMRFVDHNSLIARHPTVSARWFEPNHAYGNTETFTLATCFPANTPPEVHGGSSGEALPGVTVRIVDPLTGAVVPRGERGEICVKGPTLMLGYLGTPLDETLDAEGFLRTGDGGHLDDTGRLFWEGRLTDIIKTGGANVSPLEVDEALAACPGVKVTQTVGVPHETLGEIVVACVVPHEGAALEAEAVRAFLRERLASYKVPRRVLFFREDEIELTGSAKIKSGELRQLAARRLAPPVG; from the coding sequence ATGCCAGTAGCCGAATCCGACGGTGCGCAACCGGGAGCGGCGAGACCGCCCTCCGTCGTGTCGGGCCCGCCGCTCGCCGACGAACCGGGGCTCGGGGCGCTCACCCTGCCCGGCTTCCTGCGCGAGGTGACGGCCGCGTACGGCGAGCGCGAGGCGCTGGTCATGCACACCGGCGAGGGCGTCACGCGCTGGACGTACGCCGAGCTGTGGGAGCGCGCGATCGAGGTGGCGCAGGCGCTGCGGGCCTGCGGAGTGGGCAAGGACAGCCGCGTGGGCGTCCTGATGACCAACCGCCCCGAATGGATCGCGGCGGCGTTCGGCGCCTCGCTCACCGGGGCCGTGGTCGTCACGCTGAGCACCTTCTCGACGCCGTCCGAGCTGGACCACCTGCTGCGGGTCTCCGGCGTCTCGGTGCTGCTGTTCGAGCGCAGCGTGCTGAAGACGGACTTCGCGGCCGTGCTGACCGAACTGGAGCCGGAGATCGGCAAGGCGGCGCCCGGCGCGCTGCAGTCCGCGAGATTCCCCTTCCTGCGCCGCCTGGTGTCGGTCGGGGACGCCGCGCCGGGCCCGGGGACCGACACCTGGGACGGCTTCCTGGCACGCGGCCTCGACCAGCCGCGCGAACTGGTCGAGGCCACGGCCGCGTCGGTGCGGCCGAGCGACACGGCCGTGCTGTTCTTCTCCTCCGGCTCCACCAGCAGGCCGAAGGGCATCCTGAGCGCGCATCGCGGCGTCGCCGTCCAGCTGTGGCGCTGCCGGCGCATGTACGGATTCCGTCCCGAGGACGAGGTCCGCTGCTGGACGGCCAACGGCTTCTTCTGGTCCGGCAACTTCGCCATGGCGCTCGGCGCGACCTTCTCCAGCGGCGGCGCCATCGTGCTGCAGCCGACCTTCGCCCCCGTGGAAGCACTGGAGCTCATGCAGGCGGAGCGGGTGAACTTCCTGTACGCCTGGCCGCACCAGTGGGCGCAGCTCGAAGGGGCGCCCAACTGGAGCAGCGTGGATCTGAGCAGCATGCGGTTCGTGGACCACAACAGCCTCATCGCGCGCCATCCCACGGTGTCGGCGAGGTGGTTCGAGCCGAACCACGCCTACGGCAACACGGAGACCTTCACGCTCGCGACCTGCTTCCCGGCCAACACGCCGCCCGAGGTGCACGGCGGCAGCAGCGGCGAGGCGCTGCCGGGCGTGACGGTCAGGATCGTCGACCCGCTCACGGGCGCCGTCGTCCCGCGCGGCGAGCGCGGCGAGATCTGCGTCAAGGGCCCCACGCTGATGCTGGGTTACCTCGGCACGCCGCTGGACGAGACGCTCGACGCGGAGGGCTTCCTCCGTACCGGCGACGGCGGTCATCTCGACGACACCGGCCGGCTCTTCTGGGAGGGCAGGCTCACCGACATCATCAAGACCGGCGGCGCGAACGTCTCGCCGCTGGAGGTGGACGAGGCGCTCGCCGCCTGCCCCGGCGTCAAGGTGACGCAGACCGTCGGCGTGCCGCACGAGACGCTCGGCGAGATCGTCGTCGCCTGCGTCGTGCCGCACGAGGGCGCGGCCCTCGAAGCCGAGGCGGTCCGGGCCTTCCTGCGGGAACGGCTGGCGAGCTACAAGGTGCCGCGCCGCGTGCTCTTCTTCCGTGAGGACGAGATCGAGCTCACCGGCAGCGCGAAGATCAAGTCCGGTGAGCTGCGGCAACTGGCCGCGCGGCGGCTGGCGCCGCCCGTGGGGTGA
- a CDS encoding carboxylesterase/lipase family protein, which produces MTQPVLAVTSRGPVLGTWQGPSARFLGIPYAEAPVGELRFAAPVPPAPWTEPLDATRYGPTAQRRPFTLDGPTTIPEPSIPGDGVLNLNVFTPDPAPGAGLPVLVWIHGGGYVAGSAASPWYDGSAFNRDGVVLVSIGYRLGIEGFLHLDDAPDNRAVLDWIAALEWVRDNITAFGGDPAKVTIAGQSAGGGAVQTLLATPAAHGLFRAAISQSGAVKSHQHRRDALADSARLTERTGVPARAAALRDLTGDELLALQDALAGPGAGLPLAPFADGELVPVPVSEAFADGSAARVPLLLGFTRREFNPPAGADPAPVPAEAVRAVLAGHGLGPEAVTAYAALYDGADPAQRMGQALTDAIFRGPSLALAEARADHELPTWLYHFTWGSAAHCLEIPFAFDLLDAERVTAATGPHPPQSLADAMHAAWVAFVRDLDPGPNWPRYTDKRRTTMTWDTAPHALDDPLSAERLIWTTPPGAP; this is translated from the coding sequence GTGACCCAGCCCGTGCTCGCTGTCACGTCCCGGGGCCCTGTCCTCGGGACGTGGCAGGGCCCCAGCGCCCGCTTCCTCGGCATCCCGTACGCCGAGGCCCCGGTCGGCGAACTCCGTTTCGCCGCGCCCGTCCCGCCCGCGCCGTGGACCGAACCACTGGACGCCACCCGGTACGGGCCCACCGCGCAGCGCCGCCCCTTCACTCTCGACGGCCCCACCACCATCCCCGAGCCCTCGATTCCGGGCGACGGCGTGCTCAACCTCAACGTCTTCACCCCGGACCCGGCACCGGGCGCCGGTCTGCCGGTGCTCGTCTGGATCCACGGCGGCGGATACGTCGCGGGATCCGCCGCCAGTCCCTGGTACGACGGCTCCGCCTTCAACCGGGACGGTGTCGTCCTGGTGTCCATCGGCTACCGGCTCGGCATCGAGGGCTTCCTCCACCTCGACGACGCCCCCGACAACCGGGCCGTGCTCGACTGGATCGCCGCGCTGGAGTGGGTCCGCGACAACATCACCGCGTTCGGCGGCGACCCCGCGAAGGTCACCATCGCCGGTCAGTCGGCGGGCGGCGGCGCCGTGCAGACCCTGCTGGCGACGCCCGCCGCACACGGGCTCTTCCGCGCCGCGATCTCGCAGTCCGGCGCCGTCAAGTCCCACCAGCACCGCCGTGACGCCCTCGCCGACTCGGCCCGCCTGACCGAGCGCACCGGCGTCCCCGCCCGCGCCGCCGCGCTGCGCGACCTCACCGGTGACGAACTGCTCGCCCTCCAGGACGCCCTCGCCGGCCCCGGCGCCGGGCTGCCGCTGGCCCCGTTCGCCGACGGGGAGCTGGTCCCCGTCCCCGTTTCCGAGGCCTTCGCCGACGGCAGCGCCGCCCGCGTACCGCTTCTGCTCGGCTTCACCCGGCGCGAGTTCAACCCTCCGGCGGGGGCGGACCCGGCGCCCGTGCCGGCCGAGGCCGTGCGCGCCGTGCTGGCCGGCCACGGCCTGGGGCCTGAGGCGGTCACCGCGTACGCCGCCCTCTACGACGGGGCGGACCCGGCGCAGCGCATGGGCCAGGCACTCACCGACGCGATCTTCCGCGGCCCCTCACTCGCCCTGGCCGAGGCCCGCGCAGACCACGAACTGCCCACCTGGCTCTACCACTTCACCTGGGGCAGCGCCGCGCACTGCCTCGAAATCCCCTTCGCCTTCGACCTCCTGGACGCCGAACGCGTCACGGCCGCGACCGGCCCGCATCCGCCGCAGTCCCTCGCCGACGCGATGCACGCCGCCTGGGTCGCCTTCGTCCGCGACCTCGACCCGGGCCCCAACTGGCCCCGCTACACCGACAAGCGCCGCACCACGATGACCTGGGACACCGCCCCTCACGCCCTCGACGACCCGCTGAGCGCCGAACGTCTGATCTGGACCACGCCACCGGGCGCCCCCTGA
- a CDS encoding SDR family NAD(P)-dependent oxidoreductase codes for MSGRPEGSLKGKVAFVAGASRGIGRNIALALAGAGASVAVAARSEQEGRLPGTIHAVADRITRSGGSALAVPCDVSAEESVEAAVAATVAEFGGIDILIANAGVLGLGPIESTPLKRWQLCLDVNLTGVFLVTRAVIPHLRARGGGSLVAVTTSGVTMTDRGANAYWVSKAAVERLYLGLAADLRPDNIAVNCLAPSRVVLTEGWLAGGGGREIPPEMTEPPEAMAEAAVLLAGQDATGITGTVQRSESLR; via the coding sequence GTGAGCGGCCGGCCGGAGGGTTCCCTGAAGGGGAAGGTCGCATTCGTCGCCGGGGCAAGCCGGGGCATCGGCCGCAACATCGCGCTCGCGCTGGCCGGGGCCGGGGCCTCGGTGGCGGTCGCCGCGCGCTCGGAGCAGGAGGGCCGCCTTCCCGGCACGATCCACGCGGTCGCCGACCGGATCACGCGGTCCGGCGGCAGCGCCCTCGCCGTCCCCTGCGACGTCTCCGCCGAGGAGTCCGTCGAGGCAGCCGTGGCCGCGACGGTGGCCGAGTTCGGCGGCATCGACATCCTGATCGCCAACGCCGGGGTCCTCGGCCTCGGCCCGATCGAGTCCACCCCGCTCAAGCGCTGGCAGCTCTGCCTGGACGTCAACCTCACCGGGGTCTTCCTGGTCACCCGGGCCGTCATCCCGCACCTCAGGGCCCGTGGCGGCGGCTCCCTGGTGGCCGTGACGACCTCCGGGGTCACCATGACCGACCGGGGCGCCAACGCCTACTGGGTGTCCAAGGCGGCCGTCGAACGCCTCTACCTCGGCCTCGCGGCCGACCTGAGGCCCGACAACATCGCGGTGAACTGCCTCGCCCCCTCCCGCGTCGTCCTCACCGAGGGCTGGCTCGCGGGCGGCGGCGGCCGCGAGATCCCCCCGGAGATGACCGAGCCCCCTGAGGCGATGGCCGAGGCCGCCGTACTGCTTGCGGGCCAGGACGCCACCGGCATCACCGGCACCGTCCAGCGCTCGGAGTCTCTGCGCTGA